Below is a genomic region from Campylobacter concisus ATCC 51562.
ATGTAGGATTTTAGCCCAATTGCCTCGTTGTAGCAGCCAACGCCATCGCCGCTATCACAAGCTAGTTTATAAAGTTTTAGAGCCTTTTCGATATCTTTTTGCTCATCAATCAGCCCTTGCTCATAAATTTGACCCAAATTTGAACAAGCCGTCGCAAGCCCAGCATTGCAAGCTTTTTCGTAGTAGCCTTTTGCCTTTACAAAGTCTTTTTCGTTACTAAAATTTACGGCTAAATTGTTGCAGTCGATGCTATTTCCGCTCTCGCAGTTTTGCACCATCTTCTCTTTTTCAAGCTCAAGATACTCTACCCTAGCCTCTTCATCACTTTGCCAAAAACCAAAGCTTACCATCTTTTGCCAAGACCAGCAACCACTAAGTATAAAGCCCATAGCCAAAATAAGACCAAAATTTAAAACCTTTTTCACTTACATTCCTAGTTTTGTGCCTAGTCTTTTCATCTGTGGGCATGCCTTGCTTAGCCCACGAAAGCAAGCGACTTTATAAATTCCATAAGCCCTTTTTTCATCTTTATTGACACCAAGACCTAGCTCATACATCGCTCCGATATTGGCACAACTTGGCAAATCGCCAGCATTGCATGCATTTGTATAAGCTTGCATTGCTAAGTAATAATCTCGCTTAACGATCTCACCTTTTCTATAAGCATTGCCTAAATGATAGCAAGCTTGCATGCCTCCGCCATTGCAACTTTCTTTATAAATCGAAATTGCTTTTTTTGGATTTTTTTTGACTCCGAGTCCAAGCTCATAAAGAGTGCCCAAATTTGCACAACCGACTTGTACTTTAGCATCGCAAGCCTTTTTATAATTTGTTAAAGCATTTTCATATTCTTTTAAAAGCTCGTAATTTACACCCAAATCGTTGCAAGCTTCCGCATCGCCTTCTTCGCATTTTGGTATTAAAATTTCGATTGCATTTCTTGAAATTTGCTCTTTATTTTGCACTATTTTTTCATCCTTTGGTTGCTGCCACGAATCATCTTGTTTTTGTCCTACACCAATCACATTTAAGCAGCCAGTGAAAAATAAAGCCGATAAAAGCAATAAATATTTTTTCATTCTTTTCCTTTTAAAATTGTCCAAATAAGTCATTTAGTGCTTCACTGATGCTTGGATGAGTGAAAATTTGATTTTTAAAGAAATTTGCATTTGCTTTTAAATTCATTGCAATTGCAATTTCATTTATCAGCTCATTTGCATAGATGCAGTGAAAGCTAGCTCCTAAAATTTCTCCACTTTGCGCGTCAACGATAGCTTTTAGCATGCCTACATCGTGATTTAGTACTTTTGCACCTGGTACTGTTGCCATGCTAAGCTTTAGCTCTTTGAAATTTAGCCCAATCTTGCTAGCTTCTTTGGCGCTCATTCCAACTCTTGCTAGCGGAGTATCGGTAAATAGCACATTTGCATGAATGCTTCTATTTTTAGTATTTCTCTTTTTATCACCAAAAATTTGTGAATAAACTATCCTAAAATCATCCAAGCTCGTATAAGTAAAAAGCTCTCCGCCGCGCACGTCGCCTACCGCATAGATGTTTGGTACATTTGTTTGAAGGTTTTCATTTGTCTTTATAAAGCCTTTTTCATTTAGCTCAACTCCAGCAGCTTTTAAATTTAAATCATCCACATTTGCCACTCTGCCAAGCGCGATCAAAAATGCATCGGCTCTAAGGCATCTTTGCTCGCCATTTTGCTTGAAATTTAATACATTTTCTTTAATGCACTCTATCTCGCAACCCTCTAAAATTTCAACGCCTTGGACTCTAAGAGCTTCTTTTACGCTATTAGCTATATCATCATCTTCATTTTTAAGTAGTTTTGAGCGCCCTATGATAGTCACTTTTGAGCCAAAATTTGCAAACATTGATGCAAACTCTATACCGATAAAACCACTACCGATAATGACAAAATGCTTTGGTAAATTTTTTAGATCAAGCAAAGTTTGACTTGAAAATACATTTGAATTTGCGACCTCAAAAGGAGTATCTGCCTCTTTTGAGCCACTATTTATGATAATAAAATCGCCCTCTATTATCTTTTTCTCACCACTTGGCGTTGTTACAAGTACGCTATTTTCACTAGCAAATGAGCCAACACCATCGATCACATCGATATTTTCTTTATCATTTAGCATCGCATAGTTTTTAGCATTCAAAGCTGAGATTAGTTTATTTTTGTTTTCCACACTAAGCGTGTAATATTCGCTTTCAACGCTATTATTTACAAATTTTGCCTCTTTAGCGGCTGTTATTAGACGTTTGGTTGGTATGCAGCCAACATTTATGCAAGTACCTCCATACATCTTTGGCGATCTCTCTACAAGAGCTACTTTTTTGCCAAGTGCGGCAGCCTTAACCGCTAGCGTTTTGCCAGCCTTTCCAAAACCAATAATTACAATATCATATTTCATTTTCAGTCCCTTATCTTTCCCATTACATAGTAAGTTGTTTCATTTATCTTTTTTAGCTCCATTTTATATTTATTAGCCCAGTTTTTTATAATCTCATCAACTCGCTCTTTTATTTCATTAACGGTAGCTACATTTTTTATCTTTAGTCTATCTTCACTTCCACTCATCGCCACAAAACAAAGGTGTGGCTTTAAATGATCATTTAGTTCGATTATGCTCTTTGGCAAAAGACCATCAGTATTGTTTAAAATTCTACACATTTGAGCAGTGGTCGTTTCATTGACGTTATAGCCAAGCTGGATTAAAAGTGCATTATGATCCATATCGTTCCTTTTGCTTAAAATTTGCGGGCATTATAAGATAAAATTGGATAAAATCGCCTAAATTTTCAAGGACAAATATGAAAAAATTTATCATTTTTGTGTTTAGTGTTTTGCTATTTTGGGGATGTTCATTAGATCAAATTTCACAAAATTTTGGCCTTAGCGAGCCATCACTTAATCCTGAAGTCGAACAGATCGCAGACGCCATCTATCTATACAATGAAGGCAACTATCCAAAAGCTTGTAAGAGATTTTACGACTACGCAAAAGATGGAAATGTGCTTGCCATGCAACAAACTGGCATTTGTTTTCGTGACGGCAAAGGCTTTAGCAAAGATATCTTAAGAGCACTTTTTTGGTTTGAGACAGCTGGCAGATATGGCAATATAGACGGACTAAGAAGCGCTGGATATATCTACGAATACGGCCTTGGGGTCAATAAAAATTTAGAAAAAGCGATATATTTTTATGAAAAAGCTGTAAGTCTTGGCTCAAGCGAGGCCAGCTACGATCTAGGGCTTATCTATCTAGGCAAAAATGACTATAAGAAAGCTAGAATTTATCTTGATGAGGCTTGCTTTAAAGGCAAAGAAGAAGCTTGCACAAAGCTAAAAGAGATGAAATTTTAGCTCTCATCTCTTTTAAATTTACTACCCCTCAGCCTTTTGAGCGATCAAGACGCCCTCTATCATCTTTTTGATATCCCCATCAAGTATCGCGTCAGTTTGCGAAAATGCCTCGCCACTGCGGTTATCTTTTACTTGCTGATACGGAAAAAGCACGTATGATCTTATCTGATGTCCCCAGCCGATCTCACTCTTTTCGACGCTATTGCTCGCCTCTTGCTGCTTCATCAGCTCAAGCTCGTAAAGGCGCGACTTTAACATTTTCATCGCTGTAGCTCTATTTTTGTGCTGGCTGCGGTCGTTTTGGCACTGCACGACGATGCCAGTTGGTATATGCGTGATACGAATGGCTGATTCAGTTTTATTTACGTGCTGACCGCCTGCACCGCTTGCTCTATAAGTATCTATCTTTAGATCTTTCTCTTCGATCTCGATCTCTATATCATCATCTATCTCAGGGCTTACCATGACGCTAGAAAAGCTCGTATGACGGCGCCCTGCACTATCAAATGGACTTGTGCGAACGAGCCTGTGGATGCCATTTTCTGCCTTGAAGTAGCCATAAGCATTTTCACCTTTTACGATAAAGCTCACGTCCTTTAGTCCAGCCTCATCGCCTTCTTGAAAGTCAAGGGTCTCGACCTTAAAGCCCTCACGCTCACAAAATCTAAGATACATCCTATAAAGCATGCTCGCCCAGTCGTTACTCTCAGTGCCACCAGCTCCAGGATGGATCGATACGATCGCATTTTTACCATCATCTTCGCCACTTAAAAGCATAGAAATTTCAAGATTTACTATCTTTTCATCTAAATTTTTAGCGTCATCAAAGAGAGAATTTATAGTCTCTTCGTCATTTTCAGAATTTGCTAGCTCAAAAAGCTCCTTTGCATCGCTTACTGCCTGATTAGCGTCGTTAAATTTTGCAAGCATATTTGAAATTTTAGTTTTTTCTTTATTTAGCGCCCCTGCTTTAGCGATATCTTGCCAAAAATCAGGATCTTGTTCGGTGGCCTCGATCTCTTTTAGTCTAGCCTTGATCTCTTCAGGCTTTACGATAGAGCCTATGTTTTCAACTTTTGTTTGTAGCTTCTTTAAAAGCTCGTTGTATTCGTAACTATCCAAGTTTTTCTCCAAAAATTTTTGCCGATTTTAGCCAAAAGTTGCTTACATTTTTAAATTTACGCCCTTTTAATCCTTTTTTGTTACAATGCCAAGTTAAAATTTAGATAAAAAGAGTCAAATATGCAGATCATAAGAACTATAAAAGAGCTTGAAAATTTTGTCCAAAACGCAAGCGGCAAGATCGGTTTTGTCCCGACAATGGGCGCACTTCATGACGGACACGTTAGCCTTATTAAAAAATGCGTGAGCGAAAACGAGATAAGCATCGTCTCAACGTTTGTTAATCCAACTCAGTTTTTACCAGGTGAAGATCTAGACAAATACCCAAGAAACGAACAAAACGACATTAAAATTTGTGAGCAAAATGGCGTTAGTGCTATTTTTATTCCGGATGCTAATGAACTTTACTTTGAAGATGAGCCTCTAATCGTCGCTCCAAAGAAATTTTCGGCCATCTTAGAGGGCAAAACTAGACCTGGTCACTTTGACGGCGTCTTAAGGGTGCTAAACAAGCTATTTCGCCTAACTCGTGCAAATAGCGTTTACATGGGCAAAAAAGATACGCAACAACTAATCATCGTGCAAAACATGATAAAGACATTTTTTCTTAATACCAGCCTAGTGGCTTGCGATATCGTTAGAGAGCCAGACGGCTTAGCGCTTTCAAGCAGAAACGTCTATATCTGTGACGAAGATAAATGTAATGCTCTAAGGCTTTCAAGATCGCTAAATAAAGCACAAAATTTGATCCAAAACGGCGAAGAGGACGCAAGCGAGATCAAAACAAAGATGCTTGAAGTGCTAGAGCCGTTAAAGGTTGATTATGTCGCTATTACGGATAGAAATTTAAATGAAATTTCCAAAATAGAAAAAAATAACACCATCATTTTAGTAGCAGCTTACGTTGGTAAAACTAGGCTAATAGACAACATCTGGATCTAAAAATGCCAAAACTTCACTTAATTTCACTTGGCTGTAACAAAAATTTAGTTGATTCAGAGATCATGCTAGGACGCTTGCAAAACTACGATATCACGGATGATATCAGTGACACAGACGTCATCATCGTAAATACCTGCGGCTTTATCAAATCCGCCAAAGAAGAGAGCATCCAAACCATACTTGAGATGCACGAAGCTCGTAAAAATGGCTCTTTGCTGGTAGTGACTGGCTGTCTTATGCAGCGCTACAAAGACGAGCTTATGAAAGAGCTGCCTGAGGTCGATCTCTTTACCGGTGTGGCTGACTATGACAAGATCGATGAGATAATCTTGAAAAAGCAAAATTTATTTAGCCCGCAAACTTATCTGCAAGCAAATGAAGAGCGTGTGATAACTGGCTCAAACTACCATGCATACATCAAAATTTCAGAGGGCTGTAACCAAAAATGCAGCTTTTGTGCCATTCCAACTTTTAAAGGCAAGCTAAAATCGCGCTCGCTTGAAAACATCGTAAATGAGGTTAAAAATCTGGTCAAAAAAGGCTACTACGACTTTAGCTTTTTATCTCAGGACTCAAGCTCATATATGCGCGATCAAGGCGTTAACGACGGGCTTATAAATTTAATAGACGAGATAGAAAAGATAAAGGGCGTAAGGAGTGCCAGGATACTTTACCTCTACCCAAGCACGACCAGCAAGGAGCTCATTTCGCGTATCATCGCTTCGCCCATCTTTCACAACTACTTTGACATGCCTATCCAACACATCAGCGAAAATATGCTAAAGATAATGAAGCGTGGAAGTGGTGCTAAAAAGATAAAAGAGCTTTTAAATTTAATGAGAAATGCTAAGAATTCATTCTTACGAACCGGTGTCATCGTGGGTCATCCAGGAGAGAGCGAGGAGGATTTTGAGGAGCTTTGCGAATTTTTAGAAGAGTTTAAATTTGATAGAATTTCAGCCTTTGCCTACTCGAAAGAAGAAGACACAGCATCTTTTGAAATGGAGCAAATCCCGGCCAAAATCATTTCAAAAAGACTAAACAAGATAGAAAAGATCACTAAAAAATCGATAAATGAGAGCTTGCAAAAAGAGATTGGCAAGCAAATTTATGCTTCTCTTGAGGGCGAAAGTAGCGAGGGGGAGATGTTTTACGCAGCCAAAAAAGATATCTGGGACAAAGATATAGACGGCGAAATTTTAATAAACGAAAGCGATATCAAAGAGCTTGAGATCGGCTCACTCTACCTTTGCGAGGTCACTGACGTGGTTGATCAAAAACTAGTCGCTACAATCATCAAAAAAGCAAAATGATAAGCCAAAATGTGCGAGAAAAGCTAAACTCAGGTGCAAACCTGCTAGCCTTCTCGCACGGTATAGATAGTACCGCACTTTTTTACATTTTAGAAGAGGCTGGGATCAAATTTGATTTAGCGATGGTTGATTACAATGTTCGAGAACAAAGCAAAAACGAGATAAAAAGCGCAAAAGAGCTCGCAGATAAATTTGGTAAAAAAATTTATACCAAAAGCGTTTTTTTAGATATGTCAAATTTTGAAAAAAACGCGCGCGAGGCGAGATATGAGTTTTTTGATGAAATTTGCCAAAAATTTGGCTATGAAAATTTGATCCTAGCGCATCAGTTTGACGATAAATTTGAGTGGTTTTTAATGCAGCTTAGTAAGGGTGCTGGACTAAAAGAGCTCTTTGGCATGAGCGAGCTTGAAAAGAGAAAGTACTTTTGGTTAGTTAGGCCGCTTTTAAATTTACGCAAAAAAGAGCTTCAAAACTATCTTGATGAGCGAGGTTTGCGCTATTTTATCGATGAGACAAATTTAAAAGGCGAGTTAAAAAGAAGCTTTATTCGGCTAAATTTTAGTGAGCCATTTTTGGATAGATATTTTAGTGGCGTACAAAAGAGCTTTGAGTTTTTAGAAGCCGATAGACAAATTTTAATGCCAAATATCACAAAAATAAGTGACGAAATTTTTATCATAAAAAATGATAGTAATGCGATACGAGGCGTTGATATGGCGGCAAAAGAGCTAAACGTACTTCTAAGTAAAGCTCAAAAAGATGAGCTAAATGCAAATTTAGCAAAGCAAACAAGCGTGGTGCTAAGCGGCAAGATCGCTGTCGGATACGCAGACACTTGCCTTTTAGTAACTCCATTTTGCAAAGCCATAATGCCAAAAATTTTTAAAGAGAAGGCTAGAATTTTAAAAATTCCAGCTATAAATAGAGGCTATCTTTTTGCTATAAATTTTGATTTATCAAAATTAGATTCTAATAAATATTGAAAGATTTGGCTTTTGCCTGAAACGCTCAAAACAAAAGCCAAGATTAATTAAAATAAGCTATTTACGCTTTCATTGTGATATACACGGCGTATCACTTCGCCAAACAATGAAGCAGCACTTAGCACTTTTATACAAGGAAGCTCCTCTGCTAAAGGTATCGTATCAGTAACAACTAGCTCATCCAAAAAGCCTAGTTTTAGCCTATCGTAAGCTGGCCCACTAAGGACTGGATGCGTACAAAATGCCATAACACTAGTTGCGCCACGCTCTTTAAAAATTTCAGCTGCTTTTACGATCGTGCCAGCTGTATCTATCATATCATCAACTAAAATCACATCTTTGCCATTTACGTCACCGATTATATTCATCACTTCGCTTTCATTTGCTTTTTCGCGGCGCTTATCTACGATAACCATGTCAAGATTTAGATTTTTAGCCAAGGCTCTAGCACGAGCCACACCGCCTACATCAGGGCTTGCAACGATTGGATTTGGTAAATTTTTAGCTCTTACGTAGTCATTAAAAATAATACTTCCATAAAGGTTATCAACCGGAATATCAAAAAATCCTTGAATTTGCCCTGCGTGAAGATCCATGGTGACGACTCTATCGATACCCGCTGTTTGCATCATGTTTGCCACTAGTTTTGCAGTGATCGGTACTCTAGGAGCTGCTTTTCTATCTTGTCTGGCGTAGCCAAAATAAGGCACAATCGCTGTTATTGAGCTTGCACTACTACGTCTTAAAGCGTCAGTTAAAATAAGTAGCTCCATTAAATTTGTATTTGTCGGTGCACATGTTGGCTGAATGACAAAAACATCTTTTCCGCGCACGCTTTCGCCGATTTGCACGCTGATCTCTCCATCGCTAAATCTTTTTATACTTGCCTCGCTAAGAGGAAGTGAAAGATATTGCGAAATTTTCTTTGAAAGCTCAATATTAGCCGTTCCTGAGAAAATTTTATAGCCTCTCATAATGATAACCTTTTTAGTGATTTTTATGTTGGGATTTTATCAAAACGAGCTTTAATTTAAATTTATTCTTTTTAGGACTATTTTCTAGCCCTAGTTTAACTCTTATCGCCACAATCAAAAATTTTAGCTTTGATTTTACAAACCTTAAAATTTAAACAAGTATAAAAAATATAAGATAATTAAGAATATTTTTTTATTTATAAACATTATAGGATTACAATCACAACATGTTTAAAACTTATAGAATTTATGATTTTATCAAAGATGATAGTTTGGATATGAAGGCGGCTTTTGTTGATAGACTCTATCCAAGAGGTATAAGAAAAGAGATATTTTCAAATTTCCTTTGGTTAAAAGATATTACACCAAGCACTACTTTAAGAGAGTGGTTTCATGAAGATAGAGAAGCTAGATTTGATGAGTTTTGTGAGAAATTTGAGCTCGAGCTTGATAATGAAAAAGCGCAATCTTGCTTTAAAATGCTAAAGAAACTAGAAAAAGAGCATGGCGATATAGCACTTCTAACAGCTAGCAAAGATATAAATCTTTGCCATATCGTTGTGTTATTAAAAATTTTAAATAAGTAGTTTGCTTGCCTATTTTGCAAGAGTGCCAAGCATCTTTTCAAACTGCACACCATACCATGCACGACTCTTATCTTTTAGCGTGACTTTAATGCTACTAAGCACAAAATTTGCTGCCTTTTTGATGGCATTTTGCATGCTTTCGCCATTTACTAGTGAGCCAAAAAGCACAGAAGCAAAAATATCTCCAGTTCCACTCGTGTGAAATGGCAAAAATTCATGAAAATACTCTACTTTCTCTTTTGTCTTTGCGTCGTAAGCTATGACGCCGCATTCATTTTGCTTGTATCTAATGCCCTTTAACACGATCTTATACGCACCAAAACTCGCTAAATTTTCTAGTAATTCCAAAATATAATCTTCATTATATTCATCTCTCAAAAATGGCTTACCGCACATAAAGCTTGCTTCGGTTATATTTGGCGTAATAACATGAGCTTTTGAGCAAAGTTCGCGCATTTTCATAACAAATTTTTCATCAAATCCGTGATAGAGCTTGCCATTGTCGCCCATGCAAGGATCTACAAGTATTAGTGGAGCAGAGTCATTAAACTCATTAAAAATTTTCTCTATCAGCTCAAGCTGACTAAAGCTACCTAAAAATCCAGTATAAATTCCATCAAATGTGATATTTTCTTTGTGCCATACTTGTGTTATCTCGTCAAATTCATCAGTCAGATCACGAAATGTGAAATTTTTAAAGCCGGTATGAGTCGAAAGTAGCGCAGTAGGCAATATGCACGCCTCAATGCCTTGAGCGCTGATTATGGGAAGTGCGACAGTAAGGGAACATTTGCCAACGCACGAGATGTCTTGTATTGTAAGGATTCTTTTCATTTATACTCTTAGTTTGTAAAATTTTAC
It encodes:
- a CDS encoding ribose-phosphate pyrophosphokinase, which codes for MRGYKIFSGTANIELSKKISQYLSLPLSEASIKRFSDGEISVQIGESVRGKDVFVIQPTCAPTNTNLMELLILTDALRRSSASSITAIVPYFGYARQDRKAAPRVPITAKLVANMMQTAGIDRVVTMDLHAGQIQGFFDIPVDNLYGSIIFNDYVRAKNLPNPIVASPDVGGVARARALAKNLNLDMVIVDKRREKANESEVMNIIGDVNGKDVILVDDMIDTAGTIVKAAEIFKERGATSVMAFCTHPVLSGPAYDRLKLGFLDELVVTDTIPLAEELPCIKVLSAASLFGEVIRRVYHNESVNSLF
- the rimO gene encoding 30S ribosomal protein S12 methylthiotransferase RimO; protein product: MPKLHLISLGCNKNLVDSEIMLGRLQNYDITDDISDTDVIIVNTCGFIKSAKEESIQTILEMHEARKNGSLLVVTGCLMQRYKDELMKELPEVDLFTGVADYDKIDEIILKKQNLFSPQTYLQANEERVITGSNYHAYIKISEGCNQKCSFCAIPTFKGKLKSRSLENIVNEVKNLVKKGYYDFSFLSQDSSSYMRDQGVNDGLINLIDEIEKIKGVRSARILYLYPSTTSKELISRIIASPIFHNYFDMPIQHISENMLKIMKRGSGAKKIKELLNLMRNAKNSFLRTGVIVGHPGESEEDFEELCEFLEEFKFDRISAFAYSKEEDTASFEMEQIPAKIISKRLNKIEKITKKSINESLQKEIGKQIYASLEGESSEGEMFYAAKKDIWDKDIDGEILINESDIKELEIGSLYLCEVTDVVDQKLVATIIKKAK
- a CDS encoding tetratricopeptide repeat protein; this encodes MKKFIIFVFSVLLFWGCSLDQISQNFGLSEPSLNPEVEQIADAIYLYNEGNYPKACKRFYDYAKDGNVLAMQQTGICFRDGKGFSKDILRALFWFETAGRYGNIDGLRSAGYIYEYGLGVNKNLEKAIYFYEKAVSLGSSEASYDLGLIYLGKNDYKKARIYLDEACFKGKEEACTKLKEMKF
- the panC gene encoding pantoate--beta-alanine ligase gives rise to the protein MQIIRTIKELENFVQNASGKIGFVPTMGALHDGHVSLIKKCVSENEISIVSTFVNPTQFLPGEDLDKYPRNEQNDIKICEQNGVSAIFIPDANELYFEDEPLIVAPKKFSAILEGKTRPGHFDGVLRVLNKLFRLTRANSVYMGKKDTQQLIIVQNMIKTFFLNTSLVACDIVREPDGLALSSRNVYICDEDKCNALRLSRSLNKAQNLIQNGEEDASEIKTKMLEVLEPLKVDYVAITDRNLNEISKIEKNNTIILVAAYVGKTRLIDNIWI
- a CDS encoding tetratricopeptide repeat protein — protein: MKKVLNFGLILAMGFILSGCWSWQKMVSFGFWQSDEEARVEYLELEKEKMVQNCESGNSIDCNNLAVNFSNEKDFVKAKGYYEKACNAGLATACSNLGQIYEQGLIDEQKDIEKALKLYKLACDSGDGVGCYNEAIGLKSYIESENLKTHKIDRAKAEYRVLRLLAKSCELEYAQSCFLLAKLSGDEAKADALYKRACQLGKCVDKK
- a CDS encoding pyridoxamine kinase codes for the protein MKRILTIQDISCVGKCSLTVALPIISAQGIEACILPTALLSTHTGFKNFTFRDLTDEFDEITQVWHKENITFDGIYTGFLGSFSQLELIEKIFNEFNDSAPLILVDPCMGDNGKLYHGFDEKFVMKMRELCSKAHVITPNITEASFMCGKPFLRDEYNEDYILELLENLASFGAYKIVLKGIRYKQNECGVIAYDAKTKEKVEYFHEFLPFHTSGTGDIFASVLFGSLVNGESMQNAIKKAANFVLSSIKVTLKDKSRAWYGVQFEKMLGTLAK
- the prfB gene encoding peptide chain release factor 2 gives rise to the protein MDSYEYNELLKKLQTKVENIGSIVKPEEIKARLKEIEATEQDPDFWQDIAKAGALNKEKTKISNMLAKFNDANQAVSDAKELFELANSENDEETINSLFDDAKNLDEKIVNLEISMLLSGEDDGKNAIVSIHPGAGGTESNDWASMLYRMYLRFCEREGFKVETLDFQEGDEAGLKDVSFIVKGENAYGYFKAENGIHRLVRTSPFDSAGRRHTSFSSVMVSPEIDDDIEIEIEEKDLKIDTYRASGAGGQHVNKTESAIRITHIPTGIVVQCQNDRSQHKNRATAMKMLKSRLYELELMKQQEASNSVEKSEIGWGHQIRSYVLFPYQQVKDNRSGEAFSQTDAILDGDIKKMIEGVLIAQKAEG
- the tilS gene encoding tRNA lysidine(34) synthetase TilS, which produces MISQNVREKLNSGANLLAFSHGIDSTALFYILEEAGIKFDLAMVDYNVREQSKNEIKSAKELADKFGKKIYTKSVFLDMSNFEKNAREARYEFFDEICQKFGYENLILAHQFDDKFEWFLMQLSKGAGLKELFGMSELEKRKYFWLVRPLLNLRKKELQNYLDERGLRYFIDETNLKGELKRSFIRLNFSEPFLDRYFSGVQKSFEFLEADRQILMPNITKISDEIFIIKNDSNAIRGVDMAAKELNVLLSKAQKDELNANLAKQTSVVLSGKIAVGYADTCLLVTPFCKAIMPKIFKEKARILKIPAINRGYLFAINFDLSKLDSNKY
- a CDS encoding tetratricopeptide repeat protein → MKKYLLLLSALFFTGCLNVIGVGQKQDDSWQQPKDEKIVQNKEQISRNAIEILIPKCEEGDAEACNDLGVNYELLKEYENALTNYKKACDAKVQVGCANLGTLYELGLGVKKNPKKAISIYKESCNGGGMQACYHLGNAYRKGEIVKRDYYLAMQAYTNACNAGDLPSCANIGAMYELGLGVNKDEKRAYGIYKVACFRGLSKACPQMKRLGTKLGM
- a CDS encoding dihydrolipoyl dehydrogenase family protein translates to MKYDIVIIGFGKAGKTLAVKAAALGKKVALVERSPKMYGGTCINVGCIPTKRLITAAKEAKFVNNSVESEYYTLSVENKNKLISALNAKNYAMLNDKENIDVIDGVGSFASENSVLVTTPSGEKKIIEGDFIIINSGSKEADTPFEVANSNVFSSQTLLDLKNLPKHFVIIGSGFIGIEFASMFANFGSKVTIIGRSKLLKNEDDDIANSVKEALRVQGVEILEGCEIECIKENVLNFKQNGEQRCLRADAFLIALGRVANVDDLNLKAAGVELNEKGFIKTNENLQTNVPNIYAVGDVRGGELFTYTSLDDFRIVYSQIFGDKKRNTKNRSIHANVLFTDTPLARVGMSAKEASKIGLNFKELKLSMATVPGAKVLNHDVGMLKAIVDAQSGEILGASFHCIYANELINEIAIAMNLKANANFFKNQIFTHPSISEALNDLFGQF
- a CDS encoding DUF488 domain-containing protein, coding for MFKTYRIYDFIKDDSLDMKAAFVDRLYPRGIRKEIFSNFLWLKDITPSTTLREWFHEDREARFDEFCEKFELELDNEKAQSCFKMLKKLEKEHGDIALLTASKDINLCHIVVLLKILNK